One part of the Acetoanaerobium sticklandii genome encodes these proteins:
- a CDS encoding AfsR/SARP family transcriptional regulator, whose amino-acid sequence MDQNNGRLEILTFGSFDILIDGESLLTQFGKSQKALSLLKYFISNRGKKIPVNRIIEANFKLYDYTDYNNALRSQVHRLRKIIKDINSKLESEVMRLDFVAGNYVFNLEKDYILDVELFEDYVCRFSLKPLELEADFERLSELRTALKLYRGDYIEGTEFYDWIFPLRIHYKRQYLMLFSQYIGYLVKKDRYDEVISECESALSINFFDEVIHEYLLEALFKSNKANQALNHYNYVTSRFYTEMNMKPSEKMKEIYQKVQKRENSEYGTDLFTLERTIRLAEQSDGVFFCDKDFFINLYRLELRKKERDIGKTMVGIVTVSAYDLREISEEESVKIVEDIGPVVDKYMRKYDVITKLNKNQFAFMMFNSSEEMIKRINQRMNFLLNQVKKKHRILFTLSCKSIQATDENYNETAF is encoded by the coding sequence ATGGACCAAAATAATGGTAGATTAGAAATCCTCACCTTCGGTAGCTTTGATATCTTAATAGATGGAGAATCCCTTTTGACTCAGTTTGGAAAAAGTCAAAAAGCACTTTCGCTATTGAAATATTTTATATCTAACAGAGGTAAAAAAATCCCAGTAAACAGAATAATTGAAGCAAATTTTAAACTATACGACTATACAGACTATAACAATGCACTAAGAAGCCAAGTTCACAGACTAAGAAAAATAATAAAAGATATAAATTCAAAGCTTGAATCTGAAGTAATGAGATTAGATTTTGTAGCAGGAAATTATGTATTTAATTTAGAAAAAGATTATATTTTAGATGTAGAGCTATTTGAAGATTACGTTTGTAGATTTTCACTAAAGCCACTGGAATTAGAGGCTGATTTTGAGAGATTATCGGAGTTGAGGACGGCTCTCAAGCTATATAGAGGAGATTATATTGAAGGTACTGAATTTTATGACTGGATATTTCCTCTTAGGATACATTATAAAAGACAGTATCTGATGCTGTTTTCTCAATATATAGGTTACCTAGTAAAAAAAGATAGGTATGATGAAGTAATAAGTGAATGCGAATCTGCGCTTTCTATAAATTTTTTTGACGAAGTAATTCATGAGTATTTGCTCGAGGCCTTATTTAAATCAAATAAAGCTAATCAAGCACTGAACCACTATAACTATGTGACTTCTAGATTTTATACTGAGATGAATATGAAGCCTTCAGAAAAAATGAAGGAAATCTATCAGAAAGTCCAAAAAAGAGAAAACTCAGAGTATGGCACTGATCTTTTTACTTTAGAAAGAACTATACGGCTAGCAGAACAGTCTGATGGAGTGTTTTTCTGCGATAAAGATTTCTTTATTAACCTTTATAGACTAGAACTTCGAAAAAAAGAAAGAGATATAGGTAAAACGATGGTTGGGATAGTTACGGTATCTGCCTATGATTTAAGAGAAATAAGCGAAGAGGAATCTGTAAAGATAGTAGAGGATATAGGCCCAGTAGTAGACAAATACATGAGAAAATATGATGTAATAACAAAACTTAATAAAAATCAATTTGCTTTTATGATGTTTAATAGTAGCGAAGAAATGATAAAAAGAATAAATCAAAGAATGAACTTTTTATTAAACCAAGTGAAGAAAAAGCATAGAATATTATTTACTCTTAGCTGCAAATCAATACAAGCAACTGATGAAAATTACAATGAGACTGCCTTTTAG
- a CDS encoding VWA domain-containing protein — translation MKKIKLWQIIILIFALTFVNIHPALIYASQLEVDTQDVSSEAIEDEADIQSEDAPQAEVSDEEQSIESQEGEGEQNPDEQVEGEDESAPLGEPQAEDDIENPDGDVENPDGNVENPDGEEVIEDEETPQGPVDGEIPPSEGEPVDGELPPVDEQVDPNAPSIEEPVDPNAPPVDPNAPPVDPVVDPTVPVIGGGGVIIPPIIAIPGEEIIVTKTADKDQVNPGETINYTIEVTNNSGGDLTGITVEDPMINLIETFDLLTGETKVFTGSFEVKKPEPIMVAGEEIITAPEEPPVITNTVRVYGTGPVGEINKTATVVVNGVLEEVLEVMSEEFIEDPGEIYLDLSEFDSQPMMRSFQMMTVNPYENDHLSIDKTATTLDLEERMYQVDFEITGTPPEKPVDVILVIDTSGSMGTRIPGDSKAPLYYAKLAAINFANSIIDENPDSRVGVIEFSGGYYGYASDASTVINLTNNKANLASSINGLTTHNMTNIQAGFRLAYNKISAISSTRDSVKSVVFLTDGVANVSIGNWSSSNPVVHNTHTIAAYTEGQSLYSYINGNLFTIGLFGAISNSSVKSIARDTLQKAVYDDLEKYYEASSAVDLGPVYETISQKLEYAATNAGVVDFMSIPVNDHFEVITSSITASKGTALYNPTTKKIEWDIGDIREETVTMSYQIKVIDDMWPTTAWSSNWSSLDTVGPFGYQNEPDSGLNPVYTNSSATLSYKNPDNENSTMDFPMPKVPVPPVLRLNIIKAINGAGLAKEFEINISGNLLNQTTMNFNHFTYGGTHKFWGLKQGMYTATENYLPYNYEKVSISAPVTISYDNPEDTITVTNKPKTTGWFYGDDEQKNYFHVGGVIVADMNFDSKKIEIAKA, via the coding sequence GTGAAGAAAATAAAATTGTGGCAAATCATTATTTTAATTTTTGCTCTTACTTTTGTAAATATCCATCCAGCTCTTATTTATGCATCTCAATTAGAAGTAGATACGCAGGATGTTTCATCTGAAGCAATAGAAGATGAAGCAGATATACAAAGCGAAGATGCCCCGCAAGCAGAAGTATCGGACGAGGAGCAAAGCATTGAATCTCAAGAAGGAGAGGGTGAGCAAAATCCAGACGAACAAGTAGAAGGTGAAGACGAATCAGCGCCACTAGGAGAACCACAAGCTGAAGATGATATAGAAAATCCAGATGGTGATGTAGAAAATCCAGATGGTAATGTCGAAAACCCTGACGGTGAAGAAGTAATCGAAGATGAAGAAACACCTCAAGGACCAGTAGATGGAGAAATTCCACCAAGTGAAGGAGAACCTGTAGACGGAGAACTTCCGCCAGTAGATGAGCAAGTAGATCCGAATGCACCATCAATAGAAGAACCGGTAGATCCAAATGCACCGCCGGTAGATCCTAACGCACCACCGGTAGATCCTGTAGTTGATCCAACAGTTCCAGTTATTGGAGGAGGAGGGGTAATAATACCACCGATAATAGCAATACCTGGTGAGGAAATTATTGTTACAAAAACAGCTGATAAGGATCAAGTAAATCCTGGAGAAACGATTAATTACACTATTGAAGTTACTAATAATTCAGGAGGAGATTTGACAGGTATTACAGTGGAAGACCCTATGATAAATCTTATAGAAACTTTTGATTTATTAACTGGAGAAACTAAAGTATTCACTGGCAGTTTTGAAGTAAAAAAACCTGAACCTATAATGGTAGCAGGAGAAGAAATAATTACAGCTCCTGAGGAGCCTCCTGTGATTACAAATACTGTAAGAGTATATGGTACAGGACCAGTCGGTGAAATTAACAAAACGGCTACAGTTGTAGTTAATGGAGTATTAGAAGAAGTGTTAGAAGTAATGAGCGAAGAGTTTATCGAAGATCCTGGTGAAATTTATTTGGATTTATCAGAATTCGATAGCCAACCAATGATGAGAAGTTTTCAAATGATGACAGTAAACCCATATGAAAACGACCACTTATCTATTGATAAAACTGCTACAACTTTAGATTTAGAAGAGAGAATGTATCAAGTCGATTTTGAAATAACTGGAACACCACCAGAAAAACCTGTAGATGTAATACTAGTTATAGATACTTCAGGAAGTATGGGAACTAGAATACCTGGAGATAGTAAGGCACCATTATATTATGCAAAACTAGCGGCTATAAATTTTGCAAATAGTATAATAGATGAGAATCCAGATAGTAGGGTAGGAGTTATAGAGTTTTCAGGAGGATATTATGGTTATGCATCTGATGCTAGTACTGTAATAAATCTTACAAATAATAAGGCTAATTTAGCAAGTAGTATTAATGGACTTACTACTCATAATATGACAAATATTCAAGCAGGATTTAGGTTAGCATATAACAAAATTAGTGCTATTTCTAGTACAAGGGACTCTGTTAAATCAGTAGTATTTCTTACTGACGGAGTTGCAAATGTAAGTATTGGTAACTGGTCTAGTAGTAATCCAGTTGTTCACAACACCCATACTATAGCTGCCTATACTGAAGGACAAAGTCTGTATAGCTATATTAATGGCAACCTATTTACTATAGGATTATTTGGAGCGATATCAAATAGTTCAGTTAAATCTATTGCAAGGGATACTTTACAAAAAGCTGTATACGATGATCTTGAGAAGTATTATGAAGCTTCTAGTGCAGTAGATTTAGGCCCAGTATATGAGACAATATCTCAAAAATTAGAATATGCAGCAACAAATGCTGGAGTAGTAGATTTTATGTCTATACCAGTCAATGACCACTTCGAGGTTATAACAAGTAGTATTACAGCTAGCAAAGGTACAGCTTTATATAATCCTACAACTAAGAAGATAGAGTGGGATATAGGAGATATAAGAGAAGAAACTGTAACTATGAGTTATCAAATAAAAGTAATTGATGATATGTGGCCTACAACTGCATGGTCATCTAACTGGAGCTCTTTAGATACAGTAGGACCATTTGGATATCAAAATGAGCCTGATTCTGGGCTTAATCCAGTATATACAAATAGTTCAGCTACTCTTAGCTATAAAAATCCTGATAATGAAAATTCAACTATGGATTTCCCTATGCCAAAGGTTCCAGTACCACCAGTACTAAGATTAAATATAATAAAAGCTATAAATGGCGCAGGACTTGCTAAAGAATTTGAAATTAATATATCAGGTAATTTATTGAACCAAACAACTATGAACTTTAACCATTTCACTTATGGTGGAACTCACAAGTTCTGGGGATTAAAACAAGGCATGTATACTGCTACTGAAAACTACTTGCCATATAATTACGAAAAAGTATCTATATCAGCTCCAGTAACTATATCTTACGATAATCCTGAAGATACCATCACAGTAACTAATAAGCCAAAAACAACTGGCTGGTTCTATGGTGATGATGAACAAAAGAACTATTTCCATGTAGGTGGAGTAATAGTAGCTGATATGAATTTTGATTCTAAGAAAATTGAAATAGCAAAAGCATAA
- a CDS encoding signal peptidase I → MLKKITSILFNSIFIIVTVVSLVFVYTMLQNAGRIPDIMGYRLYVVQSGSMEPDIHTGSLVISKRVSPENLAIGDVVTFKSKDDSTTLVTHRIEQISKENGELSFITKGDANDVIDLEPVKPENIIARVQYDIPYLGYMTDFIKTKQGMLLVVIIPALALLLIEIFKLIGYASELDKQKKAQNHEIKF, encoded by the coding sequence ATGCTAAAGAAGATAACAAGTATATTATTTAACTCTATATTTATAATAGTAACAGTAGTATCTTTAGTTTTCGTATATACTATGCTTCAAAATGCAGGTCGTATACCAGATATTATGGGATACAGACTCTATGTAGTTCAAAGCGGTAGTATGGAGCCAGATATTCATACAGGGAGTCTGGTAATTAGTAAAAGAGTATCCCCTGAAAACCTTGCGATAGGTGATGTAGTAACCTTTAAATCAAAGGATGATTCTACTACACTTGTAACACATAGAATAGAGCAAATATCTAAAGAAAATGGAGAGCTTAGCTTTATAACTAAGGGAGATGCAAATGATGTAATCGACTTAGAACCAGTTAAGCCAGAAAATATCATAGCAAGAGTGCAGTATGATATTCCATATCTTGGATATATGACTGATTTTATAAAGACTAAACAAGGTATGCTTTTAGTAGTGATAATACCCGCGTTAGCACTACTTCTCATAGAAATATTTAAACTGATAGGTTATGCAAGTGAGCTGGATAAGCAGAAGAAAGCTCAAAATCATGAAATTAAGTTTTAA
- a CDS encoding TasA family protein — translation MLQRKMLMSIASVLVLVALIAGATMAWFTDSETVAATFTAGTVDVGINDPTDIEIINPGDIIKFGELEDEGYYHNAPIERGMPQGGYDRVLQIDYTGTKAAYVRVLVDFDWAGDLDNSNLSVNAPTGGNWIYDGVDTQTGKHIFRLNGILNGSAEDLGGFALANVKNVPFELVINGASTGNQYQGVALNMNFEVQAVQAANVDPNAIPFESVVQPVPTP, via the coding sequence ATGTTACAAAGAAAAATGTTAATGAGTATAGCTTCTGTATTAGTTTTGGTAGCTTTAATTGCAGGTGCAACTATGGCCTGGTTTACAGATAGTGAAACTGTAGCTGCAACATTTACTGCAGGTACTGTAGATGTAGGAATTAATGATCCTACAGACATAGAAATCATCAACCCTGGAGACATCATTAAATTTGGAGAACTTGAAGATGAAGGATACTATCATAATGCACCAATTGAAAGAGGAATGCCACAAGGCGGATATGATAGAGTACTTCAAATAGATTATACAGGAACTAAAGCTGCATATGTAAGAGTACTAGTTGATTTTGATTGGGCAGGAGACTTAGATAATAGTAATCTTTCAGTTAATGCTCCAACTGGAGGAAACTGGATTTATGATGGAGTAGATACTCAAACTGGAAAACATATTTTTAGATTAAATGGAATCCTAAATGGTAGCGCAGAAGACCTTGGCGGATTTGCTTTAGCTAATGTTAAAAATGTACCATTTGAGTTAGTAATTAATGGAGCAAGTACTGGAAATCAATATCAAGGAGTAGCACTTAATATGAATTTTGAAGTTCAAGCAGTTCAAGCTGCAAACGTAGATCCAAATGCAATTCCATTTGAATCAGTAGTTCAACCTGTACCTACACCATAA
- a CDS encoding TasA family protein yields the protein MKRKWMIPLLTGIFAASLIIGITTAYFSDSAAVSPDITAGTVVIDLSENFNPPTNWQAGETTPKEILIKNTGNKRAYVRVRVAGVWQKDEADTALDINNVQVINNSSDWVLSEGYYYYKHVLNAGATTSPLDLSVKLISKDERYDGHTFMLKAYSQAVQATNGAYMDVWGLSSLPPEVEILSLP from the coding sequence ATGAAACGAAAATGGATGATACCACTATTAACAGGCATCTTCGCCGCCTCGCTGATTATAGGGATTACTACAGCATATTTCAGCGATTCTGCAGCGGTCAGCCCGGATATTACAGCGGGTACGGTAGTAATAGATTTAAGTGAAAACTTTAATCCGCCTACAAATTGGCAGGCCGGAGAGACCACACCAAAAGAGATACTGATTAAAAATACAGGTAATAAGCGTGCATATGTAAGAGTAAGAGTAGCGGGGGTATGGCAAAAAGATGAAGCAGATACTGCGCTAGATATAAACAATGTGCAGGTAATAAACAATTCTAGCGATTGGGTATTGAGCGAAGGCTATTACTATTATAAACATGTGCTTAATGCTGGAGCTACCACTTCCCCACTCGACCTATCAGTTAAATTGATAAGTAAGGATGAAAGATATGATGGTCACACATTTATGTTGAAGGCTTATTCACAGGCAGTTCAAGCTACAAATGGAGCATATATGGATGTTTGGGGCTTGTCAAGTTTGCCGCCTGAGGTTGAAATCCTTTCCTTACCATAG
- a CDS encoding LPXTG cell wall anchor domain-containing protein yields MYKRIAIGISSIALSLALIVSGLILQSPSIAFAQNVIVDSDSEGLVVIPLGGKFFELSTMGPGDMPDDLKTVDEDALKGLITVTNSYTEPYEVFLSAKRTSPIPEGADLYDMLMLEVKFRGGTLNEKTELMKGFATSEISLGTFAPGDTQNIELGVSLPGEEVGNEYQGTSVDVLWTFRAVVPEPGPGPGPGPGPDDDDDDEDEPEDVPEEPVPLAVVEPVPEEIIPEEIVPLAVPEVEEAIEEEPVPLAIPKLPRTGGMAPIFFYSAGAVLLGAGVVILRRKDDDDEK; encoded by the coding sequence ATGTATAAAAGAATTGCAATAGGAATTTCTAGTATAGCTCTTTCACTAGCTCTTATAGTATCTGGACTGATTTTGCAATCGCCTTCAATAGCATTTGCACAAAACGTTATAGTAGATAGTGATAGTGAAGGCTTAGTTGTAATACCTCTAGGTGGTAAGTTCTTTGAACTAAGCACTATGGGGCCTGGAGATATGCCAGATGATTTAAAAACAGTAGATGAAGATGCTTTGAAAGGCTTGATAACAGTAACTAATAGTTATACTGAGCCATATGAAGTATTCTTAAGTGCAAAGAGAACTTCTCCTATCCCAGAAGGAGCAGATTTATACGATATGCTGATGTTAGAAGTTAAGTTTAGAGGCGGAACTCTAAATGAAAAAACTGAATTAATGAAAGGTTTTGCAACATCAGAGATTAGTCTAGGAACCTTTGCTCCTGGGGATACACAAAATATTGAGCTTGGAGTATCTTTACCTGGAGAAGAGGTGGGAAATGAATATCAAGGAACTAGTGTAGATGTATTGTGGACATTTAGAGCAGTAGTACCTGAACCTGGGCCGGGACCAGGGCCGGGGCCAGGACCAGATGATGACGATGATGATGAAGATGAGCCAGAGGATGTTCCAGAAGAACCAGTACCTCTAGCAGTAGTAGAACCAGTACCTGAGGAAATTATTCCTGAGGAAATAGTTCCACTAGCAGTTCCAGAAGTTGAGGAAGCTATTGAGGAAGAACCAGTTCCACTAGCAATTCCTAAGCTACCTAGAACAGGAGGAATGGCACCAATATTCTTCTATAGTGCTGGAGCAGTATTACTTGGAGCAGGAGTTGTTATATTAAGAAGAAAAGATGATGATGACGAGAAATAA
- a CDS encoding HDIG domain-containing metalloprotein, which translates to MSVIPTRTQAWELLNEYNQTEYLIKHALEVEGVMRYFANLLGEEDIDRWALVGLLHDLDYEKYPDEHCIKVQEILRERDVDESIIKSIVSHGYGLVADIKPEHQMEKVLFCIDELCGLIHAAAIMRPSKSVMDMEVKSVRKKFKSPSFAAGVSREVIQQGLDMLGWELDYAIEHTILGMREVAEEIGLK; encoded by the coding sequence ATGTCAGTAATACCTACTAGAACACAAGCATGGGAGCTACTTAATGAATACAATCAAACAGAATATCTTATAAAGCATGCACTTGAAGTAGAAGGAGTAATGAGATATTTTGCCAATTTATTAGGAGAAGAGGACATAGATAGATGGGCACTTGTGGGACTTCTTCATGATTTAGACTATGAAAAATATCCAGATGAGCACTGTATCAAAGTTCAAGAAATACTTAGAGAAAGAGATGTAGATGAATCTATTATTAAATCAATAGTGAGTCATGGCTATGGACTGGTTGCTGATATAAAGCCAGAGCATCAGATGGAAAAAGTGTTATTTTGCATAGATGAGCTATGTGGACTTATCCACGCAGCAGCAATTATGAGACCTTCTAAGAGCGTTATGGATATGGAGGTTAAATCAGTACGTAAAAAGTTTAAATCTCCTAGCTTCGCAGCTGGAGTATCCAGAGAAGTAATCCAGCAAGGGCTAGACATGTTAGGCTGGGAACTAGACTATGCTATAGAGCATACGATACTAGGAATGAGAGAAGTAGCTGAGGAAATTGGATTAAAATAG
- a CDS encoding flotillin family protein, with translation MGIEDILKFAVPGVGILLLIIIIVVGYVKASPDEAVIISGVKRTPRIIRGRASVMIPFFERKDRLTLKVIKIDVKTKESVPTQEFINVNVDAVVTVKISSDEDLLPIAAQNFLNKDEAYIQAIVGEVLEGNVREIVGTMTLENMISNRQEFALKVQQNAVPDMQKMGIEIVSFNVQNFSDKSGIIEDLGIDNTMKIKKVAAISKADAERDIQIAQSRADKESNDARIDAEREIAVRNNELAMRKADLKKAEDTKKAEADAAYEIQKEEQRKTIEITTANANLARQEKEIVIKERDVQIKERTLEAEIKKKAEADKFARQQQAEAELFERQKKAEADKFEEIAKAEALKAKAEAERIAKEEEAMGVRAFMLAEAEGIRAKALAEAEGIEKKAIAMEKMKEAAILEMYFNVLPDIAKNVAEPLTNIDKITMYGEGNSAKMVKDIINSTTQISEGLTEGLGIDMKALISGIVGGKMVMNHEKAEPKEINEVKNIIETNKTDNITPTE, from the coding sequence ATGGGAATAGAAGACATTTTAAAATTTGCAGTACCAGGAGTAGGAATATTACTTTTAATAATTATTATTGTAGTGGGATATGTAAAGGCATCACCTGATGAAGCGGTTATTATTTCTGGTGTAAAGCGTACACCTAGAATAATAAGAGGAAGAGCATCAGTTATGATTCCTTTTTTTGAAAGAAAAGATAGACTTACATTAAAAGTTATAAAAATCGATGTAAAAACTAAAGAATCTGTACCTACCCAGGAATTTATAAACGTAAATGTAGATGCAGTAGTAACTGTAAAAATAAGCTCTGATGAAGATTTGCTTCCAATAGCTGCTCAAAACTTTTTAAATAAAGATGAAGCATATATCCAAGCTATAGTAGGAGAGGTATTGGAGGGTAATGTCAGAGAAATAGTTGGAACTATGACTCTTGAGAACATGATTTCTAATAGACAGGAATTTGCTCTTAAGGTACAGCAAAATGCAGTACCTGATATGCAAAAAATGGGAATAGAAATAGTGTCGTTTAATGTACAAAACTTCTCAGACAAAAGTGGTATCATTGAAGACCTTGGTATAGATAACACTATGAAAATCAAGAAAGTAGCGGCAATTTCTAAGGCTGATGCTGAAAGAGATATCCAAATTGCTCAATCCAGAGCAGATAAGGAATCTAATGATGCTCGTATAGATGCTGAAAGAGAAATAGCAGTCAGAAATAACGAGCTAGCTATGAGAAAAGCTGATCTTAAAAAAGCTGAGGATACAAAAAAGGCAGAAGCTGATGCAGCTTATGAAATTCAAAAAGAGGAACAACGTAAAACTATAGAAATAACTACTGCAAATGCTAACTTAGCAAGACAAGAAAAGGAAATAGTAATAAAAGAAAGAGATGTCCAAATCAAAGAGAGAACCCTAGAAGCTGAAATCAAGAAAAAAGCAGAGGCTGATAAATTCGCCAGACAGCAACAGGCAGAGGCAGAGCTATTTGAGAGACAGAAAAAAGCAGAAGCAGATAAGTTTGAAGAAATAGCAAAGGCAGAGGCATTAAAAGCAAAAGCAGAAGCTGAAAGAATAGCTAAAGAGGAAGAAGCTATGGGGGTTAGAGCCTTTATGCTAGCAGAGGCAGAAGGTATCAGAGCTAAAGCTCTAGCAGAAGCCGAAGGTATAGAGAAAAAAGCAATAGCAATGGAAAAAATGAAAGAAGCTGCAATACTAGAAATGTACTTTAACGTACTTCCTGATATAGCTAAAAATGTAGCTGAACCATTAACTAACATTGATAAGATAACTATGTATGGTGAAGGCAACTCAGCAAAAATGGTAAAAGATATCATTAATTCAACTACTCAGATATCAGAAGGATTAACAGAAGGACTAGGAATAGATATGAAAGCATTAATTTCTGGGATAGTAGGTGGCAAGATGGTGATGAACCATGAGAAAGCTGAACCAAAGGAAATAAATGAGGTTAAAAACATTATAGAAACTAATAAAACAGACAATATAACACCAACTGAATAA
- a CDS encoding heavy metal translocating P-type ATPase has translation MMELTLYINGMMCANCSQKLEEKASKLAEIEEIHVNYASAKINVKFKKDSDKNTVFEKLNKLCTQIEPKAYLTDKEPMSLGLASSVPVNKKENDSCDCDGHNHSHDEDHSHGHSHSHGHADINVSHSLADHKKETLIIGITIAIYAFGIMYKGSDMIKLAIFIIAYIIIGKDVLLSAFKNILRGEVFDENFLMSIATLGAFAIGEYPEAVAVMLFYNVGELFQDMAVNRSRKSIKALMNIKPDYANLKVDNNFEIVKPEAVNIGDIILVKPGEKVPLDGTLLSESTQMDTSNLTGESVPRIVNKGDTVLSGFINKTHAIEMKVEKTFGESTVNKILELVENASAKKAPTEKFITKFSRYYTPAVVFFALALAIIPPFFTGFNFSEWLYRALIFLVVSCPCALVVSIPLGFFGGIGAASKHGILIKGGNYLEALKNAEIAVFDKTGTLTEGIFKVQEITPMHGMNDNELLELAAYAESHSSHPIGVSILKAYNTPIDYDRIQSYENLPGYGVRAVIDGKKVLAGNEKLMQEEKIDYINDKFGTIVHLSVDGIYAGSISIYDKIKEDSKLAMQKLKSVGIHSIAMLTGDNEKTALDIAEKIGIDNVKYDLLPDQKVAAFEELMKMASPKGKVIFTGDGINDAPVLARADIGIAMGSLGSDAAIESADVVIMTDEPSKIAEAIKIAKFTNKVVWQNIYFSLGIKGLVLILGAFGMANMWEAVFADVGVAVIAVLNATRISKI, from the coding sequence ATGATGGAACTAACGCTATATATCAATGGAATGATGTGTGCTAATTGCTCACAGAAACTCGAAGAAAAAGCATCAAAGCTTGCTGAAATTGAAGAAATACACGTAAACTACGCAAGTGCAAAGATAAACGTAAAATTTAAAAAAGACTCAGATAAAAATACAGTATTTGAAAAACTAAATAAGCTTTGCACACAGATAGAGCCAAAAGCCTATCTTACTGACAAAGAACCAATGAGCCTTGGGCTTGCATCTAGTGTGCCTGTTAATAAAAAAGAAAATGATAGCTGTGACTGCGACGGACATAATCACTCCCACGATGAAGACCACTCTCACGGTCATTCGCATTCTCATGGTCATGCTGATATTAATGTTTCTCATTCTCTTGCAGATCACAAAAAGGAAACGCTTATAATAGGTATAACCATTGCTATTTATGCTTTTGGAATTATGTATAAAGGCAGTGACATGATTAAGCTAGCAATATTTATAATAGCTTATATCATCATAGGAAAAGATGTCCTCTTATCAGCATTTAAAAATATCCTTAGAGGAGAGGTTTTTGATGAGAACTTCTTAATGTCAATTGCAACACTAGGAGCTTTTGCTATAGGTGAATATCCAGAGGCCGTAGCAGTAATGCTGTTTTACAACGTAGGAGAGTTATTCCAGGATATGGCTGTAAATCGTTCCAGAAAATCCATAAAAGCTCTTATGAACATAAAGCCTGACTATGCAAATCTAAAAGTTGATAATAATTTTGAAATAGTAAAGCCTGAGGCTGTAAATATAGGAGATATAATACTTGTAAAGCCTGGAGAAAAAGTGCCTCTAGACGGAACTCTTCTAAGTGAGTCCACTCAGATGGATACTTCTAACTTAACAGGAGAATCCGTTCCTAGAATCGTAAATAAGGGCGATACTGTATTATCTGGCTTTATAAACAAAACTCACGCAATAGAAATGAAGGTAGAAAAAACCTTTGGAGAATCTACAGTAAATAAGATTCTAGAGCTAGTAGAAAATGCTTCAGCTAAAAAAGCTCCAACCGAGAAATTTATTACTAAATTTTCCAGATACTATACTCCTGCTGTTGTTTTCTTTGCACTAGCACTAGCTATTATCCCTCCATTTTTTACAGGATTTAATTTTAGCGAGTGGCTATACCGTGCCTTGATATTTCTAGTTGTATCTTGCCCTTGTGCATTAGTAGTGTCAATCCCTCTAGGTTTTTTCGGAGGTATAGGAGCTGCTTCTAAGCATGGAATATTAATTAAAGGGGGAAACTATCTAGAAGCTTTAAAAAATGCAGAAATAGCAGTATTTGATAAAACTGGAACACTTACAGAGGGAATATTTAAAGTACAGGAAATCACTCCGATGCACGGAATGAATGATAATGAGCTACTAGAGCTCGCTGCCTATGCAGAGAGTCATTCATCTCATCCTATAGGTGTATCTATACTCAAAGCCTATAATACGCCTATAGATTACGACAGAATCCAAAGCTATGAAAATCTTCCTGGTTACGGTGTAAGAGCTGTAATAGATGGGAAAAAAGTGCTTGCTGGAAATGAAAAATTGATGCAAGAAGAAAAAATTGATTATATAAATGATAAATTTGGAACCATAGTTCATCTCTCAGTTGATGGAATCTACGCTGGTAGTATATCTATCTATGACAAAATAAAAGAAGACTCAAAGCTAGCTATGCAAAAATTAAAATCCGTAGGTATACATTCTATAGCTATGCTAACTGGAGATAATGAAAAAACAGCTCTAGATATTGCAGAAAAAATAGGAATCGATAATGTAAAATACGACCTTCTTCCAGATCAAAAAGTAGCTGCTTTTGAAGAGCTGATGAAAATGGCTAGTCCAAAAGGCAAGGTTATTTTCACAGGAGATGGAATCAACGATGCTCCAGTGCTTGCAAGAGCAGATATTGGAATTGCTATGGGAAGCCTAGGAAGTGACGCAGCCATAGAATCAGCTGATGTAGTAATCATGACAGACGAGCCTTCAAAAATCGCAGAAGCTATAAAAATAGCCAAGTTCACAAACAAAGTAGTATGGCAAAACATCTACTTCTCACTAGGCATCAAAGGACTAGTCCTAATTCTTGGAGCCTTTGGAATGGCTAATATGTGGGAGGCTGTATTTGCTGATGTAGGAGTTGCGGTTATTGCAGTTCTTAATGCAACTAGAATAAGTAAAATCTAA